A genomic window from Streptomyces sp. HUAS YS2 includes:
- a CDS encoding (2Fe-2S)-binding protein encodes MARTPAEPAGAQPGSPFEITFDGRRITARPGQSVAAALWAAGILAWRTTRGTGRPRGAFCGIGQCYDCLATINARPNRRACLVPAHPGDAITTQEGHGHDTLAV; translated from the coding sequence GTGGCCCGCACCCCCGCCGAACCGGCCGGCGCGCAGCCCGGTTCGCCGTTCGAGATCACCTTCGACGGCCGCCGCATCACCGCACGCCCCGGCCAGTCGGTCGCCGCCGCACTGTGGGCGGCCGGGATCCTGGCCTGGCGCACCACCCGTGGCACGGGCCGTCCGCGCGGCGCGTTCTGCGGCATCGGCCAGTGCTACGACTGCCTGGCCACCATCAACGCCCGGCCCAACCGCAGGGCCTGCCTGGTCCCGGCGCACCCCGGCGACGCGATCACCACGCAGGAGGGGCACGGCCATGACACCCTCGCCGTCTGA
- a CDS encoding proline racemase family protein has translation MSTRHARSPVTAVRTADYHTAGEPFRIVDLAAGGLPPVAGDTVAERRATLLGPAGDGTSPRPGPLDDVRRLLVQEPRGHAGMYGGFVVPPDDDGAHLGVLFWHKDGYSTACGHGTMALGAWAVDSGRVAARADGDVQVRIDVPSGRVTATVHRTTGRTTGVTFRNVPAVVTARKVPVATGAGTVEVDIAYAGACYVSLPASALGLSVERAALPELVRAGREIRAALAGHPATLHPDGPGLSGVYGVILYEELPDTPSGPRQRNVTVFADGQIDRSPCGSGTSARIALLADEGRLAADAVLTHESVVGTVFTGRAVRAGSGPDGLVTDVTGTAHRTGEHLFTLDPDDGLGAGFLL, from the coding sequence ATGAGCACCCGACACGCCCGTTCCCCCGTCACCGCCGTCCGCACCGCCGATTACCACACCGCAGGAGAGCCCTTCCGGATCGTCGACCTCGCGGCCGGCGGACTGCCGCCCGTCGCCGGGGACACCGTGGCCGAGCGCCGCGCCACCCTCCTCGGCCCGGCGGGCGACGGCACCAGCCCGCGCCCCGGCCCGCTGGACGACGTACGCCGACTGCTCGTCCAGGAACCACGCGGGCACGCGGGGATGTACGGCGGCTTCGTCGTGCCGCCGGACGACGACGGGGCGCACCTGGGCGTGCTGTTCTGGCACAAGGACGGTTACTCGACCGCCTGCGGTCACGGCACCATGGCGCTCGGCGCGTGGGCCGTGGACTCCGGCCGCGTCGCCGCCCGTGCCGACGGCGACGTCCAGGTCCGGATCGACGTACCGTCCGGGCGGGTCACCGCGACCGTGCACCGCACCACGGGCCGGACCACCGGCGTGACCTTCCGGAACGTCCCGGCCGTGGTCACCGCCCGCAAGGTCCCCGTCGCCACGGGCGCGGGCACCGTCGAGGTCGACATCGCGTACGCCGGCGCCTGCTACGTCTCGCTCCCCGCGAGCGCCCTCGGCCTGTCCGTGGAGCGGGCCGCACTCCCCGAACTCGTGCGGGCGGGCCGGGAGATCCGCGCCGCGCTCGCCGGACACCCCGCCACCCTTCATCCGGACGGCCCGGGGCTCTCCGGGGTGTACGGCGTGATCCTGTACGAGGAACTGCCCGACACCCCCTCCGGGCCGCGCCAGCGCAACGTCACCGTCTTCGCCGACGGCCAGATCGACCGCTCGCCCTGCGGCTCGGGCACCTCTGCCCGGATCGCCCTGCTCGCCGACGAGGGACGCCTCGCGGCCGACGCGGTCCTCACCCACGAGTCCGTCGTGGGAACGGTGTTCACCGGACGGGCGGTCCGTGCGGGCAGCGGACCGGACGGCCTCGTCACCGACGTGACGGGCACGGCCCACCGCACGGGCGAGCACCTGTTCACCCTGGACCCGGACGACGGCCTCGGCGCCGGGTTCCTGCTGTGA
- a CDS encoding NAD(P)/FAD-dependent oxidoreductase, with protein sequence MTPSPSEPYDLAVVGAGSAGLAGAVTAAELGLRVALLDASAQIGGQFYRHPAPALGAVRPEALHHDWSAYADLRRRLDRSTVDHLAGHHVWSVLRAPGDNPGDHTRDDPGDAPWTVHAVTGPDGDDERPVRVRARAVLLATGAYERHLPFPGWTLPGVVGAGGAQAMLKSGLVLPGRRIVVAGSGPLLLAVAASLAAAGAEVPALVEASGYLRYLRYPRALAANPHKAAEALVHGAALLRHRVPVRTRSAVTEVHGADRVEAVTVMRLDRDWRPVPGTENRIACDALAVGHGLVPQIDLATAIGCATRVLPDGAAALALDAGQETSVRGLWAAGETGGVGGAQLARTEGEVAGVAIAARILGRPAHAGRMRELRRRRARMRAFAGVMTAAHAPGAGWPGWLTDDTDVCRCEEVTAHRIREATRDLGARDARTVKLLTRAGMGWCQGRMCGPAVACLAAGRDGAAAPDPASPPSPERRLLAVPVPLAALAALDDPTEADSAS encoded by the coding sequence ATGACACCCTCGCCGTCTGAACCGTACGACCTCGCCGTCGTCGGCGCCGGGTCCGCGGGGCTCGCGGGCGCCGTCACGGCAGCCGAACTCGGGCTCCGCGTCGCCCTGTTGGACGCCTCGGCGCAGATCGGCGGCCAGTTCTACCGGCATCCCGCCCCGGCCCTGGGCGCGGTGCGGCCCGAGGCCCTGCACCACGACTGGTCCGCCTACGCCGACCTGCGCCGCAGGCTCGACCGGAGCACGGTCGACCACCTGGCCGGACACCACGTGTGGAGCGTGCTCCGCGCGCCCGGAGACAACCCCGGCGACCACACCCGGGACGACCCCGGCGACGCGCCCTGGACCGTGCACGCGGTCACCGGCCCCGACGGCGACGACGAACGGCCGGTACGGGTCCGTGCCCGCGCCGTGCTCCTCGCGACCGGTGCGTACGAACGGCACCTGCCGTTCCCCGGCTGGACGCTGCCGGGCGTCGTCGGTGCGGGCGGCGCCCAGGCCATGCTCAAGTCCGGCCTGGTCCTGCCGGGAAGGAGGATCGTCGTCGCCGGCAGCGGTCCGCTGCTGCTCGCGGTCGCCGCCTCGCTGGCCGCCGCCGGTGCCGAGGTGCCCGCGCTCGTCGAGGCCTCCGGCTACCTGCGCTACCTCCGGTACCCCCGGGCGCTCGCCGCCAACCCGCACAAGGCGGCCGAGGCCCTCGTCCACGGCGCGGCGCTGCTGCGCCACCGGGTCCCCGTCCGGACGCGCAGCGCGGTCACCGAGGTGCACGGCGCCGACCGCGTCGAGGCGGTCACCGTCATGAGGCTCGACCGCGACTGGCGACCCGTCCCCGGCACGGAAAACCGGATCGCCTGCGACGCGCTCGCCGTCGGGCACGGGCTCGTCCCGCAGATCGACCTGGCCACCGCGATCGGCTGCGCCACCCGCGTACTGCCCGACGGTGCCGCGGCCCTTGCCCTGGACGCCGGGCAGGAGACCAGCGTGCGCGGACTGTGGGCGGCGGGGGAGACCGGCGGCGTGGGCGGCGCACAACTCGCCCGCACTGAGGGTGAGGTGGCGGGTGTGGCCATCGCCGCCCGGATCCTCGGCCGCCCCGCCCACGCCGGCCGGATGCGGGAACTGCGTCGCCGCAGGGCGCGGATGCGTGCCTTCGCAGGCGTGATGACCGCCGCCCACGCGCCCGGCGCCGGATGGCCGGGATGGCTGACCGACGACACCGACGTCTGCCGGTGCGAGGAGGTCACCGCCCACCGGATCAGGGAGGCGACCAGGGACCTCGGCGCCCGGGACGCCCGCACCGTCAAGCTCCTCACCCGGGCCGGGATGGGCTGGTGCCAGGGGCGGATGTGCGGCCCGGCGGTCGCCTGTCTGGCGGCGGGCAGGGACGGCGCGGCAGCCCCGGACCCCGCATCCCCTCCTTCCCCCGAGCGGCGGCTCCTTGCCGTACCCGTTCCGCTGGCGGCCCTCGCCGCGCTCGACGACCCCACCGAAGCCGACTCGGCCTCTTGA
- a CDS encoding dihydrodipicolinate synthase family protein: MTATSATPPATPATAWNATRPWRGIMVATALPLRDDLSVDHDAYAEHVRWLLDNGCDGVVPNGSLGEYQTLTDEERARVVRTAVEAAGGARVMPGVSAYGSGEARRWAEQAAELGCGSVLLLPPNAYRADEAAVRAHYAEAAQAGVPVVAYNNPIDTKTDLTPALLARLHQDGSVVAVKEFSGDVRRAYEIAELAPELDLLIGADDVLLELALAGAVGWIAGYPNALPSACSALYRAAVAGDLDTALPLYRSVHPLLRWDSKTEFVQAIKLSMDIVGRPGGPTRPPRLPLTGETEAAVRAATEKAVADGHR; encoded by the coding sequence ATGACCGCCACGTCCGCCACGCCCCCCGCCACCCCTGCCACCGCATGGAACGCGACCCGCCCTTGGCGCGGGATCATGGTCGCCACCGCCCTTCCCCTGCGGGACGACCTCTCCGTCGACCACGACGCCTACGCCGAGCACGTCCGCTGGCTCCTCGACAACGGCTGCGACGGCGTCGTGCCCAACGGCTCGCTCGGCGAGTACCAGACCCTCACCGACGAGGAGCGCGCCCGCGTCGTGCGCACCGCCGTCGAGGCGGCCGGCGGCGCGCGGGTGATGCCCGGTGTCTCCGCCTACGGCAGCGGCGAGGCCCGGCGCTGGGCCGAGCAGGCCGCCGAACTGGGCTGCGGTTCGGTCCTGTTGCTCCCCCCGAACGCCTACCGCGCCGACGAGGCGGCCGTACGCGCCCACTACGCCGAGGCCGCCCAGGCCGGCGTGCCGGTCGTCGCGTACAACAACCCGATCGACACCAAGACCGACCTCACCCCCGCCCTGCTCGCCCGGCTGCACCAGGACGGCAGCGTCGTCGCGGTGAAGGAGTTCAGCGGCGACGTGCGCCGGGCGTACGAGATCGCCGAACTCGCTCCGGAGCTCGACCTGTTGATCGGCGCCGATGACGTCCTTCTGGAGCTCGCCCTGGCCGGGGCGGTCGGCTGGATCGCCGGCTATCCCAATGCCCTGCCCAGCGCCTGTTCCGCGCTGTACCGGGCCGCCGTCGCGGGCGACCTGGACACCGCGCTGCCGCTGTACCGCTCCGTGCACCCGCTGCTGCGCTGGGACTCGAAGACGGAGTTCGTCCAGGCCATCAAGCTCTCCATGGACATCGTCGGCCGTCCCGGAGGCCCCACCCGGCCGCCCCGCCTGCCGCTCACCGGCGAGACCGAGGCCGCCGTACGGGCGGCCACCGAGAAGGCCGTAGCCGACGGCCACCGCTGA
- a CDS encoding GntR family transcriptional regulator: MGDLKQHSLIKAQERLRDQVGHALRAALIAGELKPGGVYSAPGLAAELGVSATPVREAMLDLAREGLVEPVRNKGFRVTEVSERELDQCTELRMLIEVPTVGRITELATTEQLEALRPLAEEIVANARAHNLIGYLEADRLFHLTLLGLAGNDRLVETVGDLRKRSRLYGLTGLDEAGKLVSSAEEHAELLDLMIARDAAGAEACMLRHLGHVRSLWAEARDEPVERPTGRLGAVRRG, from the coding sequence GTGGGTGACCTGAAGCAGCACAGTCTCATCAAGGCGCAGGAGCGGCTCCGCGACCAGGTCGGGCACGCCCTCCGGGCGGCCCTGATCGCCGGCGAACTGAAGCCCGGCGGCGTGTACTCCGCGCCCGGACTCGCCGCCGAACTCGGTGTGTCGGCCACCCCGGTGCGCGAGGCCATGCTCGACCTGGCGCGCGAGGGCCTGGTCGAGCCGGTGCGCAACAAGGGCTTCCGGGTCACGGAGGTGAGCGAGCGGGAACTCGACCAGTGCACCGAGCTGCGCATGCTCATCGAGGTACCGACGGTCGGCCGGATCACCGAACTCGCCACGACCGAGCAGCTGGAGGCGCTGCGCCCGCTCGCCGAGGAGATCGTCGCCAACGCCCGGGCGCACAACCTGATCGGATACCTGGAGGCGGACCGCCTCTTCCATCTCACCCTGCTCGGTCTCGCCGGCAACGACCGTCTGGTGGAGACCGTCGGCGACCTGCGCAAGCGCTCCCGGCTGTACGGGCTCACCGGGCTCGACGAGGCGGGCAAGCTGGTCTCCTCGGCGGAGGAGCACGCGGAGCTCCTCGACCTGATGATCGCGCGGGACGCGGCGGGCGCGGAGGCCTGCATGCTCCGCCACCTCGGCCATGTCCGCTCACTGTGGGCCGAGGCCCGGGACGAGCCGGTCGAGCGGCCCACCGGCCGGCTCGGAGCCGTGCGCCGGGGCTGA
- a CDS encoding ornithine cyclodeaminase family protein, with the protein MIDAAAVRRLLRPADAVEALAEALSAGLDPEAEPARTAVPVPAGELLLMPAASGSWAGVKIAGVAPGNPARGLPRITGSYLLLDGTTLTPLALVDGAALTALRTPAVSALAVRHLAARDRPLRLVLFGSGPQAYGHLDALLAVRDVAEAVVVSRDPERGDALAAYARGLGVPESGTGAPEDVVGADLVVCCTTARTPLFDGRLVPDGSVVVAVGSHEPEARETDTVLVRRAEVYVESRAAALREAGDLLIPAAEGAFVPGRVAGTLADLVAGRLPDRGPVTGPRFFKSVGMAWEDLAVAVALYRAAGSET; encoded by the coding sequence GTGATCGACGCCGCGGCGGTACGGCGGCTGCTCCGTCCGGCCGACGCCGTGGAGGCGCTGGCCGAGGCACTGTCCGCGGGGCTGGACCCGGAGGCCGAGCCGGCGCGCACCGCCGTTCCCGTCCCCGCCGGTGAACTGCTGCTCATGCCCGCCGCGTCCGGGTCCTGGGCGGGCGTGAAGATCGCCGGGGTGGCGCCGGGGAACCCGGCCCGCGGCCTGCCCCGCATCACCGGAAGCTACCTGCTCCTGGACGGGACGACGCTGACCCCGCTCGCCCTCGTCGACGGCGCCGCGCTCACCGCGCTGCGCACCCCGGCGGTCTCCGCCCTCGCGGTTCGTCACCTGGCCGCACGAGACAGGCCGTTGCGGCTGGTGCTGTTCGGATCGGGGCCTCAGGCGTACGGGCACCTGGACGCCCTGCTCGCCGTACGGGACGTCGCCGAGGCGGTGGTGGTCTCGCGGGACCCGGAGCGCGGGGACGCCCTCGCCGCGTACGCGCGCGGGCTCGGTGTGCCCGAGTCCGGTACCGGCGCCCCCGAGGACGTGGTCGGCGCGGACCTGGTGGTGTGCTGCACGACGGCGCGCACCCCGCTCTTCGACGGGCGGCTGGTGCCCGACGGGTCCGTGGTCGTGGCGGTCGGCTCGCACGAGCCGGAGGCCCGGGAGACCGACACCGTGCTGGTGCGCCGGGCCGAGGTGTACGTCGAGTCGCGGGCGGCGGCCCTGCGGGAGGCCGGCGACCTCCTGATCCCCGCGGCCGAAGGGGCGTTCGTGCCCGGGCGGGTCGCCGGGACGCTCGCCGACCTGGTGGCCGGACGGCTGCCCGACCGCGGGCCGGTGACCGGGCCGCGGTTCTTCAAGAGCGTCGGCATGGCCTGGGAGGATCTCGCGGTGGCGGTGGCTCTGTACCGGGCCGCTGGCAGCGAAACGTGA
- a CDS encoding FAD-binding oxidoreductase — translation MLTRRLSDVIVVGAGVVGAACASYAVGAGLRVTVIDRGPVAGGTTGAGEGNLLVSDKAPGPELELSLLSMKLWTDLAGGLPSRIEYEAKGGLVVARDAAGMAALAEFAARQREAGVEAVEVPADRLNDLEPHLAAGPAGGFHYPGDAQVMPALAAAHLLRGCGEHVTLRLGEEVTAILRGASGEVRGVRTSRGEIHAPYVVNAAGVYGGELARLAGVDLPVLPRRGFVLVTEPLPRVVRHKVYAADYVANVASGSAALQTSAVVEGTPAGPVLIGASRERVGHDRTLSVPALRRLAAGATALFPVLAGVRAMRTYAGFRPYLPDHLPAIGSDPRVPGLLHACGHEGAGIGLAPVTGLVVARCLTGGEQPLDIGPFRPERFPSSAA, via the coding sequence GTGCTCACGAGAAGACTCTCGGACGTCATCGTCGTCGGCGCCGGCGTGGTCGGCGCGGCCTGCGCCTCCTACGCCGTCGGCGCGGGACTGCGCGTCACCGTGATCGACCGCGGCCCGGTCGCGGGCGGCACCACCGGAGCCGGGGAGGGCAACCTCCTCGTCTCCGACAAGGCCCCTGGCCCGGAACTCGAACTCTCCCTGCTCTCCATGAAGTTGTGGACCGATCTGGCCGGCGGGCTACCGTCCCGGATCGAGTACGAGGCCAAGGGCGGCCTCGTCGTCGCCCGGGACGCGGCAGGAATGGCCGCACTGGCCGAGTTCGCCGCGCGGCAGCGCGAGGCGGGCGTCGAGGCCGTCGAGGTCCCCGCGGACCGGCTGAACGACCTGGAGCCCCACCTCGCCGCCGGCCCGGCCGGCGGCTTCCACTACCCGGGCGACGCCCAGGTGATGCCCGCGCTCGCCGCGGCACACCTGCTGCGCGGCTGCGGCGAGCACGTCACGCTGCGCCTGGGGGAGGAGGTCACCGCCATCCTGCGCGGCGCCTCCGGCGAGGTGCGCGGAGTCCGTACGTCCCGGGGCGAGATCCACGCCCCCTACGTGGTGAACGCGGCCGGCGTGTACGGCGGGGAGCTCGCCCGGCTCGCGGGCGTGGACCTGCCCGTGCTGCCCCGCCGGGGCTTCGTCCTCGTCACCGAGCCGCTCCCGCGCGTCGTCCGCCACAAGGTGTACGCAGCCGACTACGTCGCGAACGTGGCCAGCGGCTCGGCGGCGCTGCAGACCTCCGCCGTCGTCGAGGGCACCCCGGCCGGACCGGTCCTGATCGGAGCCAGCCGCGAACGGGTCGGCCACGACCGCACGTTGTCCGTCCCCGCTCTGCGGCGGCTCGCGGCCGGGGCCACGGCGCTGTTCCCGGTGCTGGCCGGGGTCCGGGCGATGCGCACGTACGCGGGCTTCCGTCCGTACCTTCCCGACCACCTGCCGGCGATCGGTTCGGACCCGAGGGTCCCCGGCCTGCTGCACGCCTGCGGGCACGAGGGTGCCGGGATCGGACTCGCGCCCGTCACCGGGCTCGTCGTCGCGCGATGCCTCACCGGCGGCGAACAGCCCCTCGACATCGGCCCGTTCCGGCCCGAGCGCTTCCCGTCGTCCGCAGCCTGA